From the Thermodesulfovibrionales bacterium genome, the window AATGATGCTCCTCATGCTTACCTATGCTATCCTCTTACCTGTTCTGGCAGGGTTTCTGTTTGTGACATATGTCCTCCGCTCTAATCCCGAAATTGGTTTTTTTGAAAGACTCTTCTTTGGCTTTGGCTTAGGTACGGGTCTGATGACCTTCGAGATGTTCCTGATCGCCTGGGCCGGCATCCCGTTCAGCACCCTCATTGTTTCATTGATTCAGGCCGTAACGGTGATCGCCTTCGGCTATCCGGCCTACAGATCGGGAGCATTATTTCAGAGGAATTCCTTACCTTCGTTTACTATTCAGTGGAACAGGTCCATGGCCGGGCGCCTGAGAAGCGCCTTCCTCGTGTTTTTGTTCTGCTGGATCATCTTAAAAGTATTGATTGTCTCATACGAGAGCTATATCCTTCCGGTGAATTCCTTTGACAGCTGGGCGCACTGGAGTTCCGGTGCAAAGTTCATCTTCTTTGAAAAGGGGTTAGCCCTCGATCCGTCCAATGAACATTATTTCGGTGCGGGGTATCTCAAGATTCAGAGGTATCCCCTGCATATTCCGCTGCTCCAGGTCTGGGCGTCTCTCTGCATGAACGAGGTGCATGAATCATATATGAAGGTATGGAGCCTTTATTATTATATTTCGATTATCGGCCTTACGTACTTCTCCGTGAGGCGGGAGGCATCACAGCTCGTTGCCCTTCTGGCAGCCTTTTTCGTGTCAAGTGCTCCCTTGCTCACCTATCATGCCATTATCGCCTATGCAGATCTGCCTTTAGGTTATTATGCGCTTGGCTGTGCGATTTGTTTTTGGACATACATCAAAAGCACCTCAAACGGTAATGGTCATGGCAGCGGCGGTCCGCTTGTATTGATGGGCATCTTTGCAGCCTTTGGCCTCTGGACAAAAATGGAGGGACTGTTGTTTGCTGCTGCATGGGCTTTGGGACTGATGCTCCTTCGCATAAAAAAAATGTCCTGGTCGAACCTTTTCCGTTATCTCACTCCTGTTTTTTTTGTTGCGGTTCCATGGTATGTATTTTTACTCACCACGGGCGCCACCGTAAGCTACGGGGAGGAAAAAGAGGTTGGAGCGGCCGTCGCGCGGGGGCTCCATGTTGAGGTCCTGCCAGTGATCTTGAAAGAGCTTGTGATGTCAGCCAATTTCAACATGATATTTCCTTTTCTGTTCGCGCTCTGTTTGTTTGGGGCAAGAATCATTCTCCGTTCCGATCTGAAGTATCTTCTCGTCCCCCTCATTACGGGCCTCACGTTGTTCCTTTTCCTGTATGTGGCAACGAGCAGTTATATGTGGGTAACTACGCTGACTGCGATCGACCGCAACATCCTGACATTCCTTCCAATGGTGTATTATATAACAGTGCTGATCGCTATAAAATTGCAGAACCGCGAGGGTTTATGAGATGTCAGTAGAAGGTCTCATCATTATACCTGCCTTTAATGAAGCATTGAACATCGGGAGGGTGCTGAATGATATCAAGACCCATGCCCCGGATCTCGATGTCATTGTGGTGGATGACGGCTCGACAGACTCTACAGCGGATGTTGCAGCGCAGTGTAACACAGATGTTCTTCGCCTGCCTCATAACCTCGGCATTGGCGGAGCGATGCAGGCGGGTTACAAGTACGCGGAAAGAAAAGGCTATGAGATGGCAGTGCAGTTCGATGGAGACGGCCAGCATAGGGCTGATCAACTCGAGGCGCTTATCACGCCCATTATACATGGAGCAGCAGATTTTGCGATAGGGTCGAGATTTCTTGGTGAAAAGGCGTACCAAGGGCAATTCGCCAGACTCTTCGGCATAAAGATTCTGTCCCGGGTGGTTTCTCTTCTCGTCGGCCGGCGGATTACTGATCCGACTTCCGGTTTTAGGGCTGCCAATCGGAAGGTTATGGCTTTTTTTACCAGGAATTACCCCGATGACTATCCGGAGCCTGAAGCTGTTGTGCTCCTTCACCGGGCGGGCTTCAGGACGATAGAGGTCCCGGTGCTTATGCGAGAACGGCTTTCCGGCAGTTCGTCCATAACATCTGTGAACGCTTTCTACTACATGGTAAAGGTGCTCTTGGCGATAATGATCGATATGGTGAAGAGAGTGCCGATGGGGTAAGAATGGATATCATACCTTTTCTGACTTCCTGCGTCACGGCGCTGATCCTCATGTCTGTGGTCGAACTCATCAGGAGAAACAGACTTAAGGAGAAATATTCGCTTCTGTGGCTTGTCGCCGCTTTTGTCATGCTTTTTTTCTCAATATCACGAAGCTCTTTGGAATGGCTATCCCTGCTCGTAGGCATTCAGTATCCACCTTCTTTTATCTTTATTCTCGCCTTTCTGTTCCTCATTGTAATCAACGTGCACTTTTCTACTGTCATTTCCGAACTCTTTGAAAAGAATAAGGACCTGACTCAGGAGGTAGCCCTGCTCAGGAAGTCACTTGAGGAGAAGAGGGAAGCAGACAACTGAAATGAAGCGAGAACAGCACCTCGTGCAGACAACAGCCCCTTTTGGAGAGGCGATTCCCTCCGGCATATCTGCGATTCATTATATCCTCCTGATTGTCGTCTGCCTTCTTGCTTATGTGAATACCTTTCGTGCGCCTTTTCAGTATGACGACGTAGACCGGATGTTAAAAAGGCCCTTCGTGCAGGACATACGGCTCTTCTTCGATCCGGCAGGGCGAGAAAGATTTGCTCATGAACACGACTTTAGCAGAAGGTCCGTAGGCTATTTCACCTTTGCCCTTAACTATGCGACGCAGAATGGGAAGACGGCTGGCTATCACGCGGTCAACCTTGCGATTCATACGCTGAATGCATTCTTAGTTTACGCCCTTGTTGTCCTCACCTTCCGGACACCGAATATGCGAGGATCATCCTTAGGGGGCCGCGCTCGAACTGTAGCTTTTTTTTCTGCCCTTCTTTTCGCCGGTCATCCTATTCAGACCGAGGCTGTTACCTATATTGTCCAGAGGCTCACCTCTCTGGCAACCTTTTTTTACCTGCTTTCCCTTGTTCTGTATATCACGTGGCGTCTGGAGGGTCATGAGAAGCCTGGAAGGTGGTTTTTCTATGGCTCGTCACTGCTGTCCGCAGTCTTTGCCATGAAGACCAAAGAGATATCCTTTACGCTTCCCGCAATTGTCACATTGTATGAGATGATGTTTTTCAGAGGAAAGGTCGGCAGCCGGTTGCTCGGTTTAATACCGCTGCTGATGACCATGCTCATCATTCCCATGAGTATGGCGGGAACAACGGGCAAGCCCCTTGGAGAACTCATGGGCGATGCGGGCGGGATGTTTCGGGCTCACAGCGCGCTTTCTCGCTGGGAGTATCTGGCGACCGAGATGCGGGTCATCATCACCTATATCAGGCTACTATTCTGGCCCATGGGACAGAGCCTTGATCACGACTATCCCCTGTACGATTCCTTCTTTGTGCCGGCGGTGTTTCTGTCTTTTCTCATCCTGTCGGCAATCGTCGCAATCGGCGCATATTCCCTTTATCATTCCCGTGTCGTGCCGCAGGATTCACGGAGTTCCTCCTCACCCGGCACGCGCCACTCGTTGCGTCTCGTCGCCTTCGGTATCTTCTGGTTCTTCATAACCCTTGCGGTCGAATCAAGCATTATACCGATTGCCGATGTCATCTCTGAGCACAGGCTTTACCTGCCCTCAATCGGGTTTATCCTTGCATGCACGAGCGCTCTTTTTGGGGGTGCAGAGAAACTCACATCCCGACGTAAAGGGTCTGTGAAGGTGCTCATCACGCTCCTTGCGATAACGTCGCTTTTTCTTGCCGGTCTTACATTTGCACGTAATATTGTGTGGAGCTCCGAGGTGAGCTTGTGGGAGGATGTCATACAAAAAAGCCCGATGAAGGCACGGGGATACAACGGTCTTGGCCTTGCCTATTACAACATGCGCCAATACGATCGGGCGATTGCACAGTTCGAGAGGGCGGTTGCCCTGTATCCCTCCTATGGGGCGGCATTCAACAACTTGGGGAATGCCCTTTACCAAAAGGGTCTCTACGACAGGGCAATTGAGGCAGAGACCAGGGCAATTGCCCTGGGGTCGGACAACCCTGTCTTTTATTTCGGCCGTGGAATGTCCCTTGCCAAAAAGGGCGATTACGACAGCGCAATAAAGGATTACACCAGAGCGATTGCCATCGACCCCGGCTATGCGGACGCCTACAACAACCTTGGATTCGTCTATCATCTTAGGGGGGCCTTCTCCCTTGCCATAGAGCAGTACTCTCAAGCGATTGCCCTGGATGCCCGAAATGCCCTTTTCTTTGAGAACAGGGGATTGGCCTATGCAGGAAATGGCGAACTCGACAAGGCTATCGAGGACTATTCGCAGGCGATTGCATTCGACCCAAGTCTTGTGAGCGCTTACAGCGGTCGAGGAATTGCTTACAGTCTTGAGGGCAGGCATGTTCAGGCAATGAGCGATTTTGACCATGCCATATTCCTGGAGCCCGGCAATGCTGAATCGTACGTCAGTCGCGGAGTAGCGAAAATGCGGGCAGGTCATCGCGGCGAAGCGCTCGCAGATTTTCAGCATGCATGCGATAAAGGCAGTGAAGCAGGATGCAGGGCCTTGCAGAAGGTGGGGCAGAAATAGATATGGAATGGTTTGTGTACTCCCTGAGGCCGCTGAAAGACAACGGCGTGAAGGGGAAAAGCATAAGGAGGATTATGTGGCTATGAACACGGGAATCAAGGTATTTTTCATCCTCGCCCTCTTGGTGGCTGATTTGGCCTCTGTTGGGGCGGCAGAAGATACATCCTGGAAATTTGTCACCGCCGACAGCAAGAGCGGCGAGCGCTACTTCTACCGCCCCGACAGCGTGACGCGGACCGCGAAGGACGGCATCGGCTTTAAAATGATGACCATCCACAGTGATGCTTCCAAGTCTTGGTCCGATTCAGAAATCGATTGTCACTTTAAGCTCATACGCGACCTCAGGACAAGAACCGAGAGGGGCACCAAGCCCCCTCTTTTCAATAACTTCCCTTCCGGCTGGCGCGCTTTTGATCTCGAGTCTTATGATGGCGCCAAGCTCAATTCTCCCGAGGCTGAGCTTTATAGGGTGTTGTGTAGATAGCCACGCCGGACTGCTTTGAAATCCGGCAGTCTATCCGGAATACGGTCAAACAATTGAATAGGCATAAGCAGAGGTAAGCGTCCATTTGCACTTCTTTATATTGGTCACTATTTATCTGTTTTTTTTCTTCTCAGGAGCATCGGCACTCATCTATGAGGTAGTGTGGGTCCGTTCTTTGAGTCTTGTTTTTGGAGGCTCGCACCTTGCAGTTACCACCGTGCTCTCTGTTTTTATGGGAGGGCTGGCCCTTGGCAGTTACCTCATCGGCAAGAGAGTCAGCACTTATAAGAAGCTGTTAAGGCTCTACGGAATGCTTGAACTTGGAATCGCGGCCTTTGCTTTACTATTTGTGCTGCTGCTCAAGCTCTACCCCTCAATTTACGTCCCCCTGGCACAGATTGCCGTAACATCCCCGTTGTATCTTTCTTTCTTGCGTGTCACATTCTCGTTTATTGTCTTGATTGGACCGACGACGCTTATGGGTGGAACGCTGCCGGTACTGTCGTCTCTGATCTCGACGCGGGCAAGAACGCTCGGGTCTCGTCTGTCTTTCCTGTACGGCTTCAATACCCTCGGCGCCGTTGCTGG encodes:
- a CDS encoding tetratricopeptide repeat protein, encoding MKREQHLVQTTAPFGEAIPSGISAIHYILLIVVCLLAYVNTFRAPFQYDDVDRMLKRPFVQDIRLFFDPAGRERFAHEHDFSRRSVGYFTFALNYATQNGKTAGYHAVNLAIHTLNAFLVYALVVLTFRTPNMRGSSLGGRARTVAFFSALLFAGHPIQTEAVTYIVQRLTSLATFFYLLSLVLYITWRLEGHEKPGRWFFYGSSLLSAVFAMKTKEISFTLPAIVTLYEMMFFRGKVGSRLLGLIPLLMTMLIIPMSMAGTTGKPLGELMGDAGGMFRAHSALSRWEYLATEMRVIITYIRLLFWPMGQSLDHDYPLYDSFFVPAVFLSFLILSAIVAIGAYSLYHSRVVPQDSRSSSSPGTRHSLRLVAFGIFWFFITLAVESSIIPIADVISEHRLYLPSIGFILACTSALFGGAEKLTSRRKGSVKVLITLLAITSLFLAGLTFARNIVWSSEVSLWEDVIQKSPMKARGYNGLGLAYYNMRQYDRAIAQFERAVALYPSYGAAFNNLGNALYQKGLYDRAIEAETRAIALGSDNPVFYFGRGMSLAKKGDYDSAIKDYTRAIAIDPGYADAYNNLGFVYHLRGAFSLAIEQYSQAIALDARNALFFENRGLAYAGNGELDKAIEDYSQAIAFDPSLVSAYSGRGIAYSLEGRHVQAMSDFDHAIFLEPGNAESYVSRGVAKMRAGHRGEALADFQHACDKGSEAGCRALQKVGQK
- a CDS encoding DUF2304 domain-containing protein; amino-acid sequence: MDIIPFLTSCVTALILMSVVELIRRNRLKEKYSLLWLVAAFVMLFFSISRSSLEWLSLLVGIQYPPSFIFILAFLFLIVINVHFSTVISELFEKNKDLTQEVALLRKSLEEKREADN
- a CDS encoding glycosyltransferase family 2 protein, with the translated sequence MSVEGLIIIPAFNEALNIGRVLNDIKTHAPDLDVIVVDDGSTDSTADVAAQCNTDVLRLPHNLGIGGAMQAGYKYAERKGYEMAVQFDGDGQHRADQLEALITPIIHGAADFAIGSRFLGEKAYQGQFARLFGIKILSRVVSLLVGRRITDPTSGFRAANRKVMAFFTRNYPDDYPEPEAVVLLHRAGFRTIEVPVLMRERLSGSSSITSVNAFYYMVKVLLAIMIDMVKRVPMG